The following proteins come from a genomic window of Candidatus Zixiibacteriota bacterium:
- a CDS encoding ATP-binding protein, producing MLLPHGRLRLPVTSGGMAKTVFMRKRTVILPEFLPFDGQHYRELRRRITVRLLLLYLGPVVLLAAYFYFQYDAIVSESNRLHLQAIAESQAKTLDLFLSERLVNLSNVVDDPRLVFPPTSESMEGNLLKLKRYSDAFVDFGYFESSGIQSAYAGPYPSLEMRNYRSEPWYQTLHDTDTGFVITDIYLGFRNRPHFTMAVSRVVGGQFVAYRATLDPERIYEYISSFGDGQDVFTSIVNAAGDFQLVAPRIGSPLQPSGVTPPRLPALGFLRTDLGGATKPLAYSWLRSADWALLVQDVTDETDGLLAGYRLRIIGIAAGMILVGFFIIVIRARRQVDLQMESDRTRAQLEHAAKLASVGELAAGIAHEINNPLASINEEAGLVLDLSDPSYGQSMSADEQREHLKSIQELVFRCRDITHKLLGFVRKSDMDLRQHNIHTLIDGVIDGLLGPEVAVSNVEIRRRYTSDSTVIMTDGNQLQQVVLNIVNNGIDATGGRGGVIDIATQVVGRRLFISIADNGKGISPEQMEKIFVPFYTTKDVGKGTGLGLSVSYGIIKNLGGEIQVESQPGRGSTFTVVLPLR from the coding sequence ATGCTGCTGCCCCATGGTCGGCTTCGCTTGCCGGTAACCAGCGGCGGGATGGCCAAAACGGTGTTTATGAGAAAGAGGACGGTTATTCTACCGGAATTCCTGCCGTTTGACGGGCAGCATTACCGGGAGTTGAGACGCAGAATCACCGTCCGTTTACTCCTGTTATATCTCGGGCCGGTTGTTCTACTGGCTGCATATTTTTATTTTCAGTATGATGCCATAGTATCGGAGAGCAATCGCCTTCATCTGCAAGCGATAGCCGAGAGCCAGGCCAAGACGCTGGATCTGTTTTTGTCGGAACGACTGGTGAATCTGTCGAACGTGGTAGATGATCCGCGCCTGGTTTTCCCTCCGACCTCAGAGTCGATGGAGGGGAATCTTCTAAAGCTGAAGCGGTACAGCGACGCGTTCGTTGATTTCGGTTATTTTGAATCGAGCGGTATCCAGTCGGCGTATGCGGGCCCGTACCCGTCGCTCGAAATGCGCAATTATCGGTCTGAGCCGTGGTACCAGACATTACACGATACGGACACCGGTTTTGTCATTACCGACATTTATCTTGGATTTCGCAATCGGCCGCATTTCACGATGGCGGTGAGTCGGGTGGTCGGGGGGCAGTTTGTCGCTTATCGGGCGACGCTTGATCCTGAGCGGATATACGAGTATATCAGTTCATTTGGCGATGGCCAGGACGTGTTTACGTCGATTGTCAATGCGGCGGGAGATTTCCAGCTTGTCGCACCGAGGATTGGCTCACCGCTGCAGCCAAGCGGAGTCACGCCGCCCCGGCTTCCTGCGCTGGGATTCCTGCGCACCGATTTGGGCGGAGCGACGAAGCCCCTGGCGTATTCCTGGCTTCGCAGCGCGGACTGGGCGCTGCTGGTGCAGGATGTGACGGATGAAACGGATGGCCTTCTGGCGGGGTACCGGCTTCGGATTATCGGTATCGCCGCGGGCATGATCCTGGTGGGCTTTTTTATCATCGTCATCCGCGCCCGTCGGCAGGTCGACCTGCAGATGGAGAGCGACCGGACACGCGCCCAGCTCGAGCATGCGGCCAAGCTGGCGTCGGTCGGTGAGCTCGCGGCCGGGATCGCCCATGAGATAAACAACCCGCTGGCATCGATCAACGAAGAGGCCGGTCTGGTACTGGACCTGTCAGATCCATCGTACGGCCAATCGATGTCTGCGGATGAACAGCGGGAACACCTGAAGTCAATACAGGAGCTCGTGTTTCGGTGTCGCGATATCACCCACAAGCTGCTCGGGTTCGTTCGCAAGTCGGACATGGACCTTCGGCAGCACAACATTCACACGCTCATCGACGGAGTAATTGACGGCTTGCTGGGGCCGGAGGTTGCGGTGTCGAATGTGGAGATCCGGCGGCGGTATACTTCGGACAGCACCGTGATAATGACGGACGGCAACCAGTTGCAGCAGGTGGTGTTGAATATCGTTAATAACGGTATCGATGCCACGGGGGGGCGTGGCGGCGTAATCGACATTGCGACCCAGGTGGTGGGGAGACGTCTGTTCATATCAATTGCGGACAACGGCAAAGGCATATCGCCGGAGCAGATGGAGAAGATCTTCGTCCCGTTCTATACGACGAAGGACGTGGGGAAGGGTACGGGACTGGGGTTGTCGGTGAGCTACGGAATAATCAAGAATCTGGGGGGAGAGATTCAGGTGGAAAGTCAGCCCGGTCGGGGAAGCACGTTCACGGTGGTGCTGCCCCTTCGATAG
- a CDS encoding CBS domain-containing protein: protein MNKTIVRELMVPLDDYAVVPDTATLLDAVKALDRAQERLPAGRQPHRAVLVADASGAIVGKIGQLGFLKGLEPKYNMLGDLDTLARAGVSDTLVSTMRDHFRYFEDTFSDICQRGAVIPVREVMHAVREGIDESATLSEALHQLVMWQQLSLLVTRGGRVTGLIRLSDLFDEVARQMKAQSRA from the coding sequence ATGAACAAGACGATAGTGCGCGAACTCATGGTACCGCTCGACGACTATGCGGTGGTCCCCGACACTGCCACGCTTCTTGATGCGGTGAAGGCTCTGGATCGGGCACAAGAGCGCCTTCCGGCGGGTCGTCAGCCGCACCGTGCGGTGCTGGTGGCGGATGCGTCGGGAGCTATCGTGGGCAAGATCGGGCAGCTGGGTTTCCTCAAGGGTCTCGAGCCCAAGTACAACATGCTGGGTGATCTGGACACGCTGGCGCGGGCCGGGGTGAGCGACACTCTCGTGTCGACCATGCGGGATCACTTTCGGTATTTCGAAGACACGTTCAGCGACATATGTCAGCGGGGGGCGGTTATTCCGGTGCGTGAGGTGATGCACGCAGTTCGGGAGGGTATAGACGAGAGCGCCACGCTCAGCGAGGCGCTGCACCAGTTAGTCATGTGGCAGCAGTTGTCGCTGCTGGTGACGCGGGGTGGTCGGGTCACGGGGTTAATTCGACTGTCGGACCTCTTCGATGAGGTTGCCCGGCAGATGAAGGCGCAATCCCGCGCATGA
- a CDS encoding SLC13 family permease, which translates to MAKVLLVDDEEKFRTSLARRMNLRGYETSEVDNGEDAVKRIRADGDIDVVLLDRTMPGMSGEQALKEMKSFRPELQVIILTGQSTLESAMETGRLEAYSYLRKPYDLDDLLKMVDRAREDKVHAMARHEIVHVEKGSFWKWLVGSHNSRPLIIGLGIVLFCAITFMPTPDRMLALLSAPKTGEMTDANFGYASYRSMTEGQTIADAYSKEGKVAKVSYEADGKRVSVPLTPEETATKAKIMLAVLVVAALFWASGAVPVGISALIVALAMYFGGVMPPDYIAQSFAKDSVIFIFGVLAISSAISKTGLDRRIGLLMLGPARNLPKLLFLFLPLLGMACSFVSEHALIAFLMPLFMVVYTTAVKTAGIRKDRALAVMFVLSMTYVANSGGPGSPAAGGRNAVMMSILGDYGLAPTFGQWVMYGLPFVPVMALVIATYFYLVFRKKLQVKNLDVSTMVRQASEKIGPMNGKEYVTATVLVVLIALWVLASDIYGMGGPVVLAIVALNIFRVLRWRDIASIPWDVVALYAAATAMGKGLAITGAALYLADSFVSILPIFLRTGEGLAMAASLFTGIATNFMSDGATVSAIGPITIPMAKIAGSSPLMVGLATAFASSFAHTLIIGTPNNAICYALAKDPYTGEQLVTLGDFIRHGAVVLVLSFAVLWLWTFYGYWRWIGF; encoded by the coding sequence ATGGCGAAAGTACTTTTGGTAGACGACGAGGAGAAGTTCCGCACGTCGCTTGCCCGCCGCATGAACCTTCGGGGGTATGAGACCTCGGAAGTTGATAACGGAGAGGACGCCGTCAAGCGCATTCGTGCGGACGGCGATATCGACGTCGTTTTGCTTGACCGGACGATGCCGGGGATGAGCGGTGAACAAGCGCTCAAGGAGATGAAGAGTTTCCGTCCGGAGCTGCAGGTAATCATCCTGACCGGTCAGTCGACGCTGGAATCGGCGATGGAAACGGGTCGGCTGGAGGCCTACTCGTACCTTCGCAAGCCTTACGACCTCGACGATCTGCTCAAGATGGTCGACCGCGCGCGGGAAGACAAGGTGCATGCGATGGCGCGCCACGAGATCGTGCATGTAGAGAAGGGGTCGTTCTGGAAATGGCTGGTGGGTTCGCACAATTCCCGCCCGCTGATAATCGGTCTGGGTATTGTGCTGTTCTGCGCGATCACGTTCATGCCGACGCCGGATCGGATGCTGGCGTTGTTGTCGGCGCCCAAGACTGGAGAGATGACCGACGCCAATTTCGGATATGCCAGCTACCGTTCGATGACGGAGGGGCAGACTATAGCCGATGCGTACAGCAAGGAGGGAAAAGTCGCGAAGGTGTCGTACGAGGCCGACGGCAAAAGAGTATCGGTGCCTCTGACGCCGGAGGAGACGGCAACCAAGGCAAAGATCATGCTTGCGGTGCTGGTGGTGGCGGCGCTGTTCTGGGCGAGCGGAGCGGTGCCGGTCGGGATATCGGCGCTCATCGTGGCATTAGCCATGTACTTCGGCGGAGTCATGCCTCCCGACTACATCGCGCAATCGTTTGCGAAGGATTCGGTGATATTCATTTTCGGTGTGCTGGCAATCTCATCGGCGATCAGCAAGACCGGCCTGGATCGACGGATCGGGCTCTTGATGCTTGGTCCGGCCAGAAACCTGCCCAAGTTACTGTTTCTCTTTTTGCCGCTGCTTGGGATGGCCTGCTCATTCGTGTCGGAGCATGCGCTGATTGCATTCCTGATGCCCCTGTTCATGGTGGTGTACACGACGGCGGTCAAAACGGCGGGGATCCGAAAGGACCGGGCACTGGCGGTCATGTTCGTGCTTTCGATGACGTATGTCGCGAACTCGGGAGGTCCCGGTTCGCCGGCTGCGGGAGGCCGCAACGCGGTGATGATGAGTATCCTGGGCGACTATGGTCTGGCGCCGACGTTCGGGCAGTGGGTCATGTACGGATTACCGTTTGTGCCGGTGATGGCCCTGGTGATCGCGACGTACTTCTATCTCGTGTTCAGGAAGAAGCTCCAGGTGAAGAATCTCGATGTGTCGACGATGGTGCGTCAGGCCTCTGAGAAAATCGGTCCCATGAACGGCAAAGAATACGTTACAGCCACGGTGCTGGTGGTATTGATCGCCTTATGGGTGCTGGCGAGCGACATATACGGCATGGGCGGCCCGGTGGTACTGGCGATTGTCGCACTCAATATCTTTCGGGTGTTGCGCTGGCGCGATATAGCGAGCATTCCGTGGGATGTCGTGGCGCTGTACGCGGCCGCGACCGCCATGGGCAAAGGGTTGGCGATTACGGGAGCGGCGCTCTATCTGGCCGACTCGTTCGTATCAATCCTACCGATTTTTCTGCGCACGGGTGAGGGGCTCGCGATGGCGGCCAGTTTGTTCACGGGAATCGCAACCAATTTCATGAGCGACGGCGCCACGGTGTCGGCGATCGGCCCGATAACGATTCCAATGGCGAAAATAGCCGGCAGCAGTCCGCTCATGGTGGGACTGGCGACGGCATTTGCGTCGTCGTTTGCACATACCTTGATCATCGGCACGCCGAACAACGCAATATGCTATGCCCTGGCGAAGGATCCGTATACGGGAGAGCAACTGGTGACACTGGGGGACTTCATCAGGCACGGGGCGGTGGTCCTGGTGCTGTCATTCGCGGTGTTGTGGCTGTGGACATTTTACGGTTACTGGCGCTGGATCGGCTTTTGA
- a CDS encoding response regulator: protein MPDAIKLLIVDDEVKFLESIAQRLKLRGLDVTTATSGREAVQVAESQKFDLALLDLKMPGMDGKQVLEILKREHKFLEVVILTGHGSVDSAVECTKLGAFSYLPKPYEFDDLIEVLRQAYEARLKKKFQSDMARMEKLAGLATGSSALGILRAMRELDDEDR, encoded by the coding sequence ATGCCGGATGCGATCAAACTGCTCATTGTCGACGACGAGGTGAAGTTTCTGGAGTCGATTGCACAGCGGCTGAAGTTGCGCGGGCTGGACGTCACTACGGCGACCAGCGGGCGTGAGGCAGTCCAAGTCGCAGAAAGCCAGAAATTCGATCTCGCGCTGCTTGACCTGAAGATGCCCGGCATGGACGGCAAGCAGGTTCTCGAAATTCTGAAGCGGGAGCACAAGTTTCTCGAAGTGGTGATTCTGACCGGGCACGGCTCCGTGGACTCCGCAGTGGAGTGCACAAAGCTCGGGGCGTTCAGTTATCTGCCGAAGCCGTATGAGTTCGACGATCTCATCGAAGTACTGCGTCAGGCCTATGAAGCGCGACTCAAGAAGAAATTCCAATCGGATATGGCCAGGATGGAAAAACTGGCCGGGCTTGCAACGGGTTCCAGCGCATTGGGTATCCTGCGCGCGATGCGGGAACTCGACGACGAAGACCGGTAA